The following proteins are encoded in a genomic region of candidate division KSB1 bacterium:
- a CDS encoding acetoacetate--CoA ligase: MSKLLWTPSPERVARANLTRFMQQLRQARGLKLSGYDALYRWSIDEIPAFWEEVWKFADIRSSAPYERVLAQAAMPGAVWFPGARLNFAENLLRFRDDRTALVFVREGGVEEARISYAELYDQVARFARFLSGAGVSAGDRVAGFMPNRIEMVVAMLASTSLGAIWSSCSPDFGFKGAIDRFGQIRPKVLVTADGYLYNGKRFDSLERAAQVVAEIHSIERVVVVPFLEERPSIGSVPKAILWPDALAGRAAELTFAQLPFDHPLYIMYSSGTTGIPKCIVHGAGGTLIQHAKELLLHTDLTPDDTIFYFTTCGWMMWNWLVSSLLVGSTVVLFDGSPAYPDTSVLWKMAQDLGITVFGTSAKFISICEKSRTKPGEQFDLAKLRAVLSTGSPLSVEDFEWVYREVKSDLQLASISGGTDIISCFMLGSPIDPVYAGEIQKRGLGLKVEAWNEDGAPVVGEKGELVCAAPFPCMPVSFWDDPGDEKYLDAYFRHFPGAWRHGDYIEITEHGGVIVYGRSDATLNPGGVRIGTAEIYRQVEVLDEVVESLVVGQRWDNDVRVILFVRLRDGVELDDALVKTIKNQIRANTTPRHVPAKVIAVPDIPRTISGKLVELAVTKVIHGEAVKNKDALANPEALEYFVDLPDLCEGR; the protein is encoded by the coding sequence ATGTCCAAGCTCCTCTGGACCCCTTCCCCGGAGCGGGTGGCCCGCGCCAATCTCACGCGTTTCATGCAGCAGCTGCGCCAGGCTAGGGGGCTTAAGCTCTCCGGGTACGACGCGCTCTACCGGTGGTCGATCGACGAGATCCCGGCGTTCTGGGAGGAAGTCTGGAAATTCGCGGACATCCGCTCGTCGGCGCCGTACGAGCGCGTTCTCGCCCAAGCGGCCATGCCGGGCGCGGTCTGGTTCCCCGGCGCGCGCCTCAATTTCGCGGAAAACCTCCTGCGTTTTCGCGACGACCGTACCGCCCTGGTTTTCGTGCGCGAAGGAGGCGTCGAGGAGGCGCGGATCTCGTACGCCGAGCTCTACGACCAGGTGGCCCGTTTCGCAAGGTTTCTCTCCGGGGCCGGCGTGTCGGCGGGCGATCGCGTGGCCGGTTTCATGCCCAACCGGATCGAGATGGTCGTGGCCATGCTCGCGTCAACGAGCCTGGGCGCCATCTGGTCCTCTTGCAGCCCGGACTTCGGCTTCAAGGGCGCGATCGACCGCTTCGGCCAGATCCGGCCTAAGGTCCTCGTCACAGCGGACGGGTACCTGTACAACGGCAAGCGCTTCGACTCGCTGGAGCGCGCGGCCCAAGTAGTGGCCGAGATCCATTCCATCGAGCGGGTCGTCGTCGTCCCTTTCCTGGAGGAGCGGCCTTCTATCGGTTCCGTGCCCAAGGCCATCCTCTGGCCCGACGCCCTGGCCGGCAGGGCAGCCGAGCTCACCTTTGCCCAACTCCCCTTCGACCACCCCTTGTACATCATGTACTCGTCGGGGACGACCGGGATTCCCAAGTGCATCGTGCACGGCGCGGGCGGCACGCTGATCCAGCACGCCAAGGAGCTCCTCCTCCACACCGACCTCACCCCTGACGACACGATCTTCTACTTCACCACCTGCGGCTGGATGATGTGGAACTGGCTGGTGAGCTCGCTCCTCGTCGGCTCCACGGTCGTGCTCTTCGACGGGAGCCCTGCCTACCCCGATACGTCGGTGCTCTGGAAGATGGCCCAGGATCTCGGCATTACCGTCTTCGGCACGAGCGCCAAGTTCATCAGCATCTGCGAGAAGTCGAGAACGAAGCCCGGCGAGCAGTTCGACCTCGCGAAGCTCCGGGCCGTCCTCTCCACGGGCTCTCCGCTTTCGGTGGAGGACTTCGAATGGGTCTACCGGGAGGTGAAGTCCGACCTTCAGCTCGCGTCGATCTCGGGCGGAACCGACATCATCTCCTGCTTCATGCTCGGCTCCCCGATCGACCCCGTGTATGCGGGCGAGATCCAGAAGCGGGGGCTGGGGCTCAAGGTCGAGGCGTGGAACGAAGACGGCGCGCCCGTCGTCGGCGAGAAAGGCGAGCTCGTGTGCGCGGCGCCCTTCCCCTGCATGCCCGTAAGCTTTTGGGACGACCCAGGGGATGAGAAGTACCTGGACGCGTATTTCCGCCATTTCCCGGGCGCGTGGCGCCACGGCGACTACATCGAGATCACCGAGCATGGCGGCGTAATCGTCTACGGCCGCTCCGACGCAACCCTGAACCCCGGCGGCGTGCGGATCGGCACCGCCGAGATCTATCGCCAGGTCGAGGTTCTGGACGAGGTGGTTGAGTCCCTCGTGGTGGGGCAGCGCTGGGACAACGACGTGCGGGTGATCCTGTTCGTGCGGCTTCGCGACGGAGTCGAGCTCGACGACGCCCTGGTCAAGACCATCAAGAACCAGATCCGCGCCAACACCACCCCGCGCCACGTGCCGGCCAAGGTCATCGCCGTGCCCGACATCCCCCGCACCATCAGCGGCAAACTGGTGGAGCTCGCCGTCACCAAGGTGATCCA
- a CDS encoding isocitrate lyase/PEP mutase family protein, translated as MGLRELLAAHEMLVAPGAYDALSALLIRQAGFPLVYVTGLGNEASDLGFPDLGFTTATELARRASCIAEAVGAPVVCDADTGFGGSLNIRRTVRLFEAGGVAAIHIEDQTFPKRCGVLAGKQVIPRETFASRIRAAADARRTEDFCLIARTDAKAWGLPEVIRRLNLYAESGADLAMLGDFYTLDEYRRIAREVKVPLVACASDPAHFAQQPDYTVDEMRAAGVRVLLYWYLPLFAAMKGVARALTALRANGAVAPTADDLCTYDDYARVTRLSEWLRLGGDPD; from the coding sequence ATGGGCCTTCGGGAACTGCTCGCCGCCCACGAGATGCTCGTCGCCCCTGGCGCATACGACGCCCTTTCGGCTCTCCTGATCCGGCAGGCCGGATTTCCGCTCGTGTACGTGACCGGCCTCGGAAACGAGGCGAGCGATCTCGGGTTTCCCGACCTCGGGTTCACCACCGCCACCGAGCTCGCACGGCGGGCTTCCTGCATCGCCGAGGCGGTAGGCGCCCCGGTTGTTTGCGATGCCGACACCGGCTTCGGCGGGTCTCTCAACATCCGCCGCACGGTCCGCCTCTTCGAGGCAGGGGGTGTCGCGGCCATTCACATCGAGGACCAGACGTTTCCCAAACGGTGCGGAGTGCTCGCCGGGAAGCAGGTGATCCCGCGCGAAACCTTCGCCAGCAGAATCAGGGCCGCGGCCGACGCGCGCCGGACCGAGGACTTCTGCCTGATCGCACGCACCGACGCCAAGGCTTGGGGCCTTCCCGAGGTGATCCGCCGGCTCAACCTTTACGCCGAAAGCGGAGCCGACCTCGCGATGCTCGGCGACTTCTACACGCTCGACGAGTACCGCAGGATTGCCCGCGAAGTCAAAGTGCCTTTGGTCGCTTGCGCGTCAGACCCTGCTCATTTCGCGCAGCAGCCCGACTATACGGTCGATGAGATGCGAGCAGCCGGGGTCAGGGTGCTTCTCTACTGGTATCTGCCGCTCTTTGCCGCCATGAAGGGGGTCGCCCGGGCGCTGACCGCCCTGCGGGCGAACGGCGCCGTGGCGCCGACCGCCGACGACCTGTGCACGTACGACGATTACGCTCGCGTGACCCGACTCTCCGAGTGGCTGCGCCTCGGCGGCGACCCGGATTAG
- a CDS encoding VWA domain-containing protein produces MIEGGQNEALVDFAKENPGRVGALLGNYRIVFKQWEQNDPRLLRELLTLTWDRLDDATRRQFLHIMLRMIYRVSKSAITSSGVPTGESKSRRFEFQADEIDLDRTIEALTQEMALSHDTIYVLDRERRRRAVVIMMDASGSVRGINLSMAAVGAASLVLNLNHRDEYGVVLFSDSSNIFKHIGQAKKLDQVIRGILDIIPRGRTDISLGLSVGLGEIRRARVEQREGILLTDGWQNSGKDPVAIARKFPKLHVINVPGGNVEVSKKIAKAGRGRLVSLRGLCDVPKAIAACLD; encoded by the coding sequence ATGATCGAAGGAGGTCAAAATGAAGCGCTTGTGGATTTTGCTAAGGAAAACCCAGGACGCGTAGGTGCCCTGTTGGGCAATTATAGAATCGTTTTTAAGCAGTGGGAGCAAAACGATCCAAGGCTGTTGCGCGAACTATTAACTTTGACCTGGGATCGCTTGGATGATGCTACGCGCAGGCAGTTTCTTCATATAATGTTACGGATGATCTATCGCGTGTCAAAGAGTGCCATTACGTCCAGTGGTGTTCCTACAGGAGAGTCCAAGTCTAGAAGGTTTGAATTTCAGGCAGATGAAATTGATCTCGATAGAACCATTGAAGCACTGACGCAGGAAATGGCGTTGAGCCATGACACTATATACGTTCTTGACAGAGAGAGAAGGCGGAGAGCGGTTGTCATTATGATGGATGCTTCTGGTTCTGTTCGGGGAATTAACCTCAGCATGGCTGCCGTCGGAGCTGCCTCACTGGTGTTGAATTTGAACCATAGAGATGAGTATGGGGTGGTTCTATTTTCTGATAGCAGTAACATATTCAAACATATAGGTCAGGCCAAGAAGCTGGATCAAGTGATTAGAGGGATTCTGGATATTATTCCGAGGGGCCGAACCGACATTAGCCTAGGTCTATCGGTAGGCTTAGGTGAAATACGACGGGCAAGAGTCGAACAAAGAGAAGGAATCCTTCTGACGGATGGGTGGCAAAATTCAGGGAAAGATCCAGTCGCAATTGCTCGAAAGTTTCCAAAGCTTCACGTAATAAACGTTCCCGGTGGGAATGTAGAGGTATCCAAGAAAATTGCGAAGGCTGGGAGAGGTCGTCTGGTGAGTTTGAGAGGCTTGTGCGATGTGCCTAAAGCAATTGCGGCTTGTTTGGATTAG
- a CDS encoding MoxR family ATPase: MLKEVCQKIIGRENEILLVISALQSGRHLFLEGPPGTSKSTILLTIAECSGAHVSLITGNSDLTTSKLVGYFDPAETIKRGYLPEHFNPGPLVQAMRDGSYLYVEEFNRLPDETTNVFITVMSENKLTVPRLGLIECHDNFRIIAALNPLDDIGISRISRALQDRFCSLKMDYQTRKEEIDIVKHHVSGASDDMIELAVDLARMTRRHSDIKLGASVRASIDMVRIYTAIRDILDREGVSSEERGVLNSALMAFRNKIWVYETSERSADDIIEELFDQLRQSEKKKNLQIAS, encoded by the coding sequence ATGCTTAAAGAGGTCTGCCAAAAGATTATTGGGCGAGAAAACGAGATTCTACTTGTCATTTCTGCCCTGCAGTCAGGAAGGCATCTTTTCCTGGAAGGCCCGCCCGGCACGTCAAAATCGACCATTTTGCTAACCATCGCAGAATGTTCAGGCGCGCATGTCTCTCTAATAACAGGAAATAGCGACCTGACGACGTCTAAGTTGGTTGGATATTTCGATCCAGCCGAGACAATCAAGAGAGGGTACTTGCCCGAACACTTCAATCCGGGACCTCTTGTCCAGGCAATGCGAGACGGATCGTATCTCTATGTAGAGGAATTCAACAGGCTGCCGGACGAAACGACAAACGTATTCATCACGGTCATGTCTGAAAATAAACTGACTGTGCCGCGGCTCGGTTTAATAGAGTGTCATGATAACTTTAGAATCATCGCTGCATTGAATCCACTGGATGATATTGGAATAAGCAGGATATCCAGGGCTTTACAGGATAGGTTCTGTTCATTGAAGATGGATTACCAAACCAGGAAAGAAGAGATTGACATTGTCAAACATCACGTTAGCGGGGCGTCAGATGATATGATCGAATTGGCGGTGGATCTTGCCAGAATGACGCGGCGTCACTCCGATATCAAATTGGGTGCCTCCGTTCGAGCAAGTATAGATATGGTCAGGATCTACACAGCAATTCGAGACATCCTCGATAGAGAGGGGGTCAGTTCGGAAGAGAGAGGAGTCCTAAACAGTGCCTTGATGGCTTTTCGAAACAAGATATGGGTTTACGAGACATCTGAGAGGTCGGCAGATGACATAATTGAGGAATTATTTGATCAACTAAGACAATCTGAAAAAAAAAAGAACTTACAAATAGCTTCGTAA
- a CDS encoding NAD(P)-dependent alcohol dehydrogenase, translating to MNKINDAEFKDRPIPEPGPNDAVVKTTLALVCTSDVHTLAGGLGELKDVGLGHEAVGTVYKLGKAVEGFKVGERVAVNAVTPCYRCGDCQRGFTSQCKGPLGGFKFVGQKDGNLAEYFHVNDAEANLARIPDGVSDEAAAYATDMVSTGFVAAENADIKLGDSVVIIGQGPVGLMATAGARLLGAGLIIVVDEFEHRFKLAKEYGADVWINYKVQNVVDEVMKLTGGKGANAAIEAVGTQVTFETCFKVTRPGGTISNIGYHSEGEYLKIPRVEWGMGMAQKTIRSHLCPGGAERMGRLLTLIKNGRVDPTKMTTHHFKFADVPKALKMMETKEDNMIKPVIHFD from the coding sequence ATGAACAAAATCAATGACGCTGAGTTCAAGGACCGGCCTATTCCAGAACCTGGTCCGAACGATGCCGTTGTAAAAACTACCCTTGCTCTAGTGTGCACCTCAGACGTGCATACCTTAGCGGGAGGGCTAGGGGAGCTCAAGGACGTAGGTTTAGGACATGAAGCTGTCGGTACTGTGTACAAACTTGGAAAGGCCGTGGAAGGTTTCAAGGTGGGGGAGAGAGTGGCGGTGAACGCCGTTACGCCGTGTTATAGGTGCGGTGACTGTCAGCGAGGATTTACTTCCCAATGCAAGGGGCCGCTGGGAGGATTCAAGTTCGTCGGTCAGAAGGACGGAAATCTGGCGGAGTACTTTCATGTCAACGATGCCGAAGCCAATCTGGCCCGAATTCCGGATGGGGTGTCGGATGAAGCCGCAGCTTATGCAACCGACATGGTGTCAACTGGGTTCGTGGCTGCCGAGAATGCTGACATCAAGTTGGGTGACTCGGTTGTCATTATCGGTCAAGGTCCCGTGGGCCTTATGGCAACTGCGGGCGCTCGCTTGCTGGGGGCGGGACTAATCATTGTGGTGGACGAGTTTGAACACCGGTTTAAGTTGGCTAAGGAATATGGTGCGGACGTCTGGATCAACTATAAGGTTCAGAACGTCGTCGATGAAGTCATGAAGCTCACCGGTGGTAAGGGAGCGAATGCTGCTATTGAAGCAGTAGGTACACAAGTAACATTTGAGACGTGCTTCAAGGTAACACGCCCTGGTGGAACTATATCAAATATCGGTTACCATTCAGAAGGTGAATACCTTAAGATTCCGCGAGTGGAATGGGGAATGGGGATGGCCCAGAAGACCATTAGATCACACCTGTGTCCTGGGGGTGCTGAGCGAATGGGACGACTTCTAACCCTGATCAAGAACGGTCGAGTGGATCCGACCAAAATGACTACGCATCATTTCAAGTTTGCAGACGTGCCGAAGGCCCTGAAAATGATGGAAACCAAGGAAGACAACATGATTAAGCCAGTGATCCATTTCGACTGA
- a CDS encoding SDR family oxidoreductase, with protein MKRLDGKVALVTGSSSGFGRGIAEAFAREGAKVVCSDLVQESDSKGFEENISTPTDEAIRNAGGKAIFVKCDVTKQSDVANLVRAGVEKFGRIDIFVNNAGIYRGGGLAHELTEKDLDICYAVNVKGTFFGAQEAVKQFLQQGDGGNIINIVSTAGLQGHPKQSVYNASKGAAANLTRCLAIEYGRNKIRVNGICPTYCKTALTRAFYDNKEFDDMFTKSIPLGRWGEVKDVENLAVFLASDESDYIHGDLIRIDGGETLCRYSV; from the coding sequence ATGAAGAGACTCGATGGCAAGGTGGCATTGGTGACCGGTTCGAGTTCTGGGTTTGGGCGAGGTATTGCAGAAGCCTTTGCCAGAGAAGGCGCGAAGGTCGTTTGCTCTGATCTCGTGCAAGAGAGCGACTCAAAAGGTTTCGAAGAAAATATTTCTACACCGACGGACGAAGCGATCAGAAACGCTGGGGGGAAGGCTATCTTTGTGAAGTGCGATGTCACGAAACAGAGCGATGTTGCAAACCTTGTGAGAGCGGGTGTGGAGAAGTTCGGGCGGATCGATATCTTTGTGAATAATGCTGGAATTTACAGGGGGGGTGGACTGGCTCATGAGTTGACAGAAAAAGATCTAGACATCTGCTATGCTGTAAATGTCAAAGGAACGTTTTTTGGAGCCCAGGAAGCCGTTAAGCAATTCCTTCAGCAGGGTGATGGCGGCAACATCATTAACATAGTTTCCACTGCTGGTTTGCAAGGGCATCCTAAGCAATCTGTTTACAATGCATCAAAAGGCGCGGCCGCAAATTTGACGAGATGCTTAGCCATTGAGTACGGGCGCAATAAGATTCGAGTCAATGGAATTTGTCCCACCTACTGCAAGACGGCATTGACGAGAGCGTTTTACGACAATAAAGAGTTCGATGATATGTTTACAAAAAGCATACCTTTGGGGCGATGGGGAGAAGTAAAAGATGTTGAAAATTTGGCGGTGTTCCTGGCATCGGATGAGTCGGATTATATCCACGGAGACTTGATTCGCATCGACGGCGGAGAAACTCTTTGTAGATACTCGGTTTAG
- a CDS encoding glucose 1-dehydrogenase, translated as MKRLDGKVALVTGASSGFGRAISEAFAREGAKVVCTDLRPDARVEGYEKDKDTPTHEAIKKAGGDAIFVKCDVTKVGEVKSAVEAAVKQYGKLDIMMNNAGVFTVMARIHEKTEEQYNFTMDVNTKGVWNGCQQAVIQFLKQGDGGRILNLVSIGGLVGLANEPAYCASKFAAAGLTKELAIDYGPDKITVNGICPTFAPTAMCRPYYDDKAVKEFVEQVTPLGRWVLPEEVANLAVFLASDEAACITGQLIAIDGGYTAR; from the coding sequence ATGAAGAGACTTGATGGTAAAGTTGCGTTGGTAACGGGAGCCAGTTCCGGTTTTGGTCGTGCAATCTCGGAAGCGTTTGCCAGAGAAGGCGCCAAGGTTGTTTGTACCGATCTTCGGCCAGATGCCAGAGTGGAGGGATATGAGAAGGATAAGGACACGCCAACCCATGAAGCGATTAAAAAGGCCGGCGGAGATGCTATCTTCGTGAAGTGCGACGTCACCAAGGTTGGGGAGGTGAAGTCCGCGGTCGAGGCAGCCGTCAAGCAGTATGGCAAGCTGGATATCATGATGAACAATGCGGGTGTATTTACGGTCATGGCGCGCATTCACGAAAAGACCGAGGAACAATACAACTTCACCATGGATGTCAATACCAAGGGGGTTTGGAATGGTTGCCAACAAGCCGTCATTCAATTCCTGAAACAGGGCGACGGTGGCAGAATCCTGAACCTCGTTTCGATCGGTGGTTTGGTTGGGTTGGCCAACGAGCCGGCCTACTGCGCTTCGAAGTTTGCTGCAGCAGGTCTTACAAAAGAGTTGGCAATTGATTACGGTCCGGACAAGATCACTGTAAACGGAATTTGCCCCACTTTTGCTCCGACGGCCATGTGTAGACCTTATTATGACGACAAGGCCGTTAAGGAATTTGTGGAACAAGTAACTCCCTTGGGTCGTTGGGTGCTCCCCGAAGAGGTGGCTAACTTGGCCGTCTTTCTTGCGTCGGATGAAGCTGCTTGTATTACTGGACAGCTGATTGCGATTGATGGCGGCTACACGGCCAGGTAG